One stretch of Bombus affinis isolate iyBomAffi1 chromosome 4, iyBomAffi1.2, whole genome shotgun sequence DNA includes these proteins:
- the LOC126915479 gene encoding tubulin-specific chaperone A, whose amino-acid sequence MSDPRIRTLKIKTGVVKRLAKEKVTYEKEAAQQRERIQKLKEQDKDGYDIKKQEEVLQESLMMIPDCQRRLVKAFEELKKILDTEQDLKEVEDYIEAEKVLQGAEAQLPKEGEIMEMC is encoded by the exons atgtCTGATCCTCGTATAAGAACTCTAAAAATTAAGACTGGAGTTGTGAAACGTCTCGCGAAAGAAAAAGTCACTTACGAGAAAGAAGCAGCACAGCAACGTGAAAGAATACAAAAATTAAAGGAACAGG atAAAGATGGTTATGATATAAAAAAGCAAGAAGAAGTACTTCAAGAATCTCTCATGATGATACCAGATTGTCAACGACGTCTTGTTAAAGCTTTCGAAGAACTTAAAAAAATTTTGGACACAGAACAAGATTTGAAAGAGGTTGAAGATTATATAGAAGCAGAAAAGGTATTGCAAGGAGCAGAAGCTCAACTTCCCAAAGAAGGAGAAATTATGGAGATGTGTTAA